The Bradyrhizobium oligotrophicum S58 genome contains the following window.
GCCGAGACGGCGAGCTACATGATCGGCGCGAAATATTTCCTGGTGAAGAACTTCATCAACAACACCAGCTTCTTCGAGTGGGACCAGGCGACCTATAATTCCTACTTCCACCGCATCAAGGATGCGACCGAGCTGACCATCCCCAAGTTGAACGAAATGGCGTTCGAGCAGGTCGAGGTCGCCTCGGTGCCGTTCCTGAAATTCGTCGCCAACAAGGGTCCGCACGACGAGGCCGCCAACTATTCGTTCGTGCTGCGCGGCTACGTCCGGCATTGGCTCGCCAATGTCTGGAGCGAATACGACCGCATCAAGCTGACCGACATCGTCGGATCGACCAAGCAGCCGGCGTCGCGGCCGGCCGGGGAAAAATAGCGTCTCCGTGAATGATGGGACTTTATCGCAATCGCATTTGACCTGATATAGGTCTGATGCCCGCGACGCCCGTCTACATCGTCTGCTCGCCCCGGCCGCAGTCCGGGAAGACGCTGCTTGCGCGGGTGCTGAGCGAGTTCCTGCTGCTGAAGAACGGCCAAGTGCTCGCCTTCGACGTCACCTTGCGTGAGCCGTCGCTGCTCGACTTCCTGCCGCAGATCACGGAGACCGCGTCGATCGAGGACACCTACGGCAAGATCCAGCTGATGGATCGGGTGATCCTCAACGACGGCATCGCCAAGGTGATCGACCTCGGCTACTACTCGTTCGACGAGTTCTTCAAAATGTCCGAAGAGATCGGCTTTTTGAAGGAGGCCTCGCGGCGGAAGGTGGTCCCGATCGTGCTGTACTGCGCCGAGGGCGACCGGGTCTCGATGCGGGCCTACGACGCCCTGCGGCGCCAGATCCCGCGGCAGCAGCTGATCGTGGTCGAGAACGAGCACGTGCTGCGTGAAGACCTTCCCGAGCTGTACAGCCGCAGCAGGCACCTGCGGATCGCCGCTTTGCCCGCGTTCCTGAAGACCTACATCGAGCGTTTCTCGTTCTCCTTCACAGGCTATCTGCGCCAGGAGAAGGACCCCTCCACCGAGCTCTATCAATGGATCCGTCGCAACTACTACGAGCTGCGCGAGATCGAGAAAGAGCTGCTGATGCAGCGGTCCTGAGGCCCGCCTCGCTGCCCTCAGTGCCCTTCGAACGCGATCAGCGTGCGCACGGGAACGTCGAGCGCGCGCAGCTTGGCGGCGCCGCCGAGATCCGGCAGGTCGATGATGAAGCAGGCCGCCACGACGGTGGCGCCGATCTGCCGCAGCAGCTTCACCGCGCCCTCGGCCGTGCCGCCGGTGGCGATGAGGTCGTCGACCAGGATCACGCGCTCACCGGGCTCGACCGCGTCGACATGCATCTCCATCTCGTCGGTGCCGTATTCCAGCGCATAGGACATGCTGACGGTCTTGTGCGGCAGCTTGCCTTTCTTCCGGATCGGCACGAAGCCGGCCGAGAGCTGATGCGCCACCGCCCCGCCGAGGATGAAGCCGCGCGCCTCGATGCCCGCGACCTTGTCGATCTTCGAGCCGGCCCAGGGATGCACCAGCTCATCGACCGCGCGGCGGAACGCACGCGCATCCGCCAGCAGGGTCGTGATGTCCCGGAACAGGATGCCCGGCTTCGGATAGTCCGGAATGGTGCGGACCGTGTTCTTGATGTCCAGATCGAACGTCATCGTGCTCTCATTGCCTTGTTTGGCCGTGACCGCGAGGAATTCGTCATTGCGAGCGAAGCGAAGCAATCCAGGGCCGCGAAAACAAGTCTGGATCGCTTCGTCGCTCACGCTCCTCGCGATGACGGTGACCTTCTATCACCCCGGCTGACTGAGCCGGAACGCATTCTCCACGATCCTCAAACCGACGGCATCGCCGAGCGACATCAGCGATTCCGGATGGAACTGCACGCCGCCGACCGGCAGCGTCTTGTGCTCGATCGCCATCGCCACGCCGTCCTCGGTCGCCGCCGTCACCGTCAGCACCTCGGGCATGCTGTCGCGCTCGACGAACAGCGAATGATAGCGGCCGATGACGATCTCGTTCGGCAGCCCCTGCATCAGGCGCCCGCCGCGCACCTGCACCCGCGACGGCCGGCCATGCGCGGGCTGGCCGAGCTGGCCGAGCCGGCCACCGAAATACTCGCCCATCGCCTGCACGCCGAGGCAGACGCCGAAGATCGGCAGCTTCTTTTGAAGCGCGGCCTCGATGGTGGTCGAGATCTTGAAGTCCTCGGGGCGACCCGGCCCCGGCGACAGCACGATCAGATCCCAGCTGCGCTCGGCCAGCATCTTCAACGCATGGATGTAACGCACCACGGTGACGTTGGCGCCGACCTGGCGGAAATAATCGGCCAGCATGTGCACGAACGAATCGTCGTGGTCGATCAGCAGCACGTTCTTGCCCGAGCCGGTCGCATCCGGCGCAGTCGAGGACAGCGGCTTCGGCGGATCGCCGCGCAGCGCCTGAAACAAGGCCGCCGCCTTGACCTGGCACTCGCGATCCTCGGCCGCGGGATCGCTATCGAACAGACAGGTGGCGCCGACGCGGACCTCGGCGAGGCCGTCCTTCATGCGGATGGTGCGGATGGTCAGACCGGTGTTGATCGAGCCGTCGAAGTTCACGGCGCCGATCGCGCCGGCATACCAGCGCCGCGGCGTGCGCTCATTGTCCTCGACGAACTGCATCGCCCAGAGCTTTGGCGCGCCGGTCACGGTGACGGCCCAGGCGTGGGTCAGGAACGCGTCGAGCGCGTCGAAGCCCGGCCGCAGCATGCCTTCGACGTGATCGACCGTGTGGAACAGCTTCGAGTAGGTCTCGATCTGGCGGCGCGCCAGCACCTTGATGGTGCCGGGGACGCAGATGCGCGCCTTGTCGTTGCGGTCGACGTCGGTGCACATGTTGAGCTCGAACTCGTCCTTCTCCGAGTTCAGCAGCTGGCGGATCTGCTCGGCGTCACCGATGGCGTCGCGGCCGCGCGCGATGGTGCCGGAGATCGGACAGGTCTCGACGCGTCGGCCGTCGGAGCGCACGAACATCTCCGGCGACGCCGAGACCAGAAACTCGCCATCGCCGAGATTCATCAGCGCGCCATAGGGCG
Protein-coding sequences here:
- a CDS encoding adenine phosphoribosyltransferase codes for the protein MTFDLDIKNTVRTIPDYPKPGILFRDITTLLADARAFRRAVDELVHPWAGSKIDKVAGIEARGFILGGAVAHQLSAGFVPIRKKGKLPHKTVSMSYALEYGTDEMEMHVDAVEPGERVILVDDLIATGGTAEGAVKLLRQIGATVVAACFIIDLPDLGGAAKLRALDVPVRTLIAFEGH
- a CDS encoding anthranilate synthase component I, producing MNRTVFALPALSDYRTRGGLAITRAAEQFSGGASRLDDLIDLLDRRPGVVLSSGTTVPGRYDSFDLGFADPPLVLETRGTKFTLQALNRRGEVLIAFLKDTLREPCVVITEASPARLAGHIVRGPAPVEEDQRTRRASVMSLVRALIATLSANDDPLLGLFGAFAYDLVFQIEDLVQKRPREADQRDIVLYVPDRLLAYDRATGRGVVLSYDFAWNGQSTSGLPRDTDASVYLKEPRQGFADHAPGEYQATVEKARAAFARGDLFEAVPGQLFAESCERSPAEVFQRLCRINPSPYGALMNLGDGEFLVSASPEMFVRSDGRRVETCPISGTIARGRDAIGDAEQIRQLLNSEKDEFELNMCTDVDRNDKARICVPGTIKVLARRQIETYSKLFHTVDHVEGMLRPGFDALDAFLTHAWAVTVTGAPKLWAMQFVEDNERTPRRWYAGAIGAVNFDGSINTGLTIRTIRMKDGLAEVRVGATCLFDSDPAAEDRECQVKAAALFQALRGDPPKPLSSTAPDATGSGKNVLLIDHDDSFVHMLADYFRQVGANVTVVRYIHALKMLAERSWDLIVLSPGPGRPEDFKISTTIEAALQKKLPIFGVCLGVQAMGEYFGGRLGQLGQPAHGRPSRVQVRGGRLMQGLPNEIVIGRYHSLFVERDSMPEVLTVTAATEDGVAMAIEHKTLPVGGVQFHPESLMSLGDAVGLRIVENAFRLSQPG